Proteins encoded together in one Dehalogenimonas sp. THU2 window:
- the secY gene encoding preprotein translocase subunit SecY gives MAEKSSRPKLLQAMVDAFSLPDLRRRILITIGILVAFRFIAHVPMPGVDSQALSDLMQSNAVLGMLDIFSGGALRNFSLVALGVYPYITASIVMTLMTPVIPALQRLSQEGETGRNKINMVTHWMTVPLAAMGGWGQLVLLQREGVVAASEPLVTAAIIVSLTAGTLFLVWLGEQITQYGIGNGVSIIIFAGIVAGLPQLIGQGFLASEQFFGLAAYLVIALATTVLIVIFTEAHRRIPVQYAKTVIKSGRMYRQSGASHIPLRVNTAGMIPLIFASALVIFPGTVASYFANPAGVDPNFANTLVNWFNPNAALPVGLFYWVLFFLLTIAFAFFYTMVVFQQQDLPGTLQKQGGFIPGIRPGKQTATYLNAVISHITWAGALFLAAVAIMPFLAREITSVQTLQLSSFGMLIVVGVVLDTMKQLEAQLVMRRYEGFIK, from the coding sequence ATGGCCGAGAAATCGAGCCGCCCCAAGCTGTTACAAGCGATGGTGGATGCCTTCAGCTTGCCGGATCTGCGGCGGCGCATCCTCATCACTATCGGTATTTTGGTGGCTTTCCGTTTCATCGCTCACGTGCCGATGCCCGGTGTCGACTCGCAGGCACTTTCTGATTTGATGCAATCGAACGCCGTGCTGGGTATGCTCGATATATTTTCCGGCGGCGCATTACGCAATTTCAGCTTGGTAGCCCTGGGTGTTTATCCGTACATCACGGCCAGCATCGTTATGACTTTGATGACACCAGTCATCCCTGCGTTGCAGCGCTTGTCCCAGGAAGGTGAAACCGGGCGCAACAAGATTAATATGGTCACTCACTGGATGACAGTCCCGCTGGCCGCCATGGGCGGCTGGGGACAACTGGTTCTCCTGCAACGCGAAGGCGTAGTGGCGGCTTCGGAACCGTTGGTGACCGCGGCGATCATCGTCTCGCTTACCGCAGGAACGCTTTTCCTAGTATGGCTCGGAGAGCAGATCACCCAATACGGCATCGGTAACGGCGTTTCGATTATTATCTTCGCCGGCATCGTCGCCGGGTTACCCCAGCTTATCGGCCAGGGCTTTTTAGCCAGCGAACAGTTCTTCGGACTGGCGGCCTACCTGGTGATCGCTTTGGCGACAACTGTGTTGATCGTCATATTCACGGAAGCCCACCGGCGCATACCGGTGCAATATGCAAAAACGGTGATCAAGAGTGGGCGCATGTACCGTCAGAGCGGCGCGTCCCATATTCCGCTACGGGTGAACACCGCCGGCATGATCCCGCTGATCTTCGCCTCGGCGCTGGTCATCTTTCCCGGCACCGTAGCGAGCTATTTCGCTAACCCGGCCGGGGTCGATCCCAACTTCGCCAACACCCTGGTCAACTGGTTCAACCCTAACGCCGCCTTACCGGTCGGTCTGTTCTACTGGGTGTTGTTCTTCCTGTTGACCATCGCTTTCGCCTTTTTCTATACCATGGTCGTTTTTCAACAGCAGGACCTGCCAGGCACACTGCAGAAACAGGGCGGTTTCATCCCCGGCATACGTCCCGGTAAACAGACAGCCACTTACCTGAACGCCGTCATCAGCCACATCACCTGGGCAGGCGCGTTGTTCCTGGCCGCTGTGGCGATCATGCCCTTCCTGGCACGGGAGATAACTTCGGTTCAGACGTTGCAGCTTTCCAGCTTCGGTATGCTCATCGTGGTCGGCGTAGTGTTGGACACCATGAAGCAGTTGGAAGCCCAGTTGGTGATGCGGCGTTACGAAGGCTTTATCAAATAG
- a CDS encoding DNA-directed RNA polymerase subunit alpha — translation MLDIAQPIIETKEARDGYAHFTVEPLEKGYGGTLGNALRRVLLSSLNGAAVTQVRIEGVQHEFSPLPNAKEDTMDFLLNLKNLRLQPLSGRPGRLILDVKGKRKVTAADIEPSSDFLVANPDLYLFTLDDKDAHLYVEMDVEIGRGFLMADSKDNPTIGTIPQDAIFSPVEKVNYTIEPVHMGQEMSYERLHLHIWTDGTINPADALSQSASILVSQLQPFTAIGGAPLVIHERRIEKLAIPEEKFNMPIEQLDLSVRSLNCLRHAGLSTVGELLTKGIDELMGLRNFGLKSLNELEERLQVFGMSINQPEGVCPPVETAEEEQEEDKKPKRKRAEAAAE, via the coding sequence GTGTTGGATATTGCTCAGCCCATAATCGAAACTAAAGAGGCTCGGGACGGATATGCCCACTTTACCGTTGAGCCGCTTGAAAAAGGATACGGCGGGACGCTGGGCAACGCCTTGCGGCGCGTGCTGTTAAGCTCGCTTAACGGCGCTGCGGTAACCCAGGTGCGCATCGAAGGTGTGCAGCATGAGTTTTCGCCGCTACCCAACGCAAAGGAAGATACGATGGACTTCCTGCTGAACCTGAAAAACTTGCGTTTGCAGCCCCTTTCTGGCCGACCCGGACGACTGATCCTGGATGTCAAAGGCAAACGTAAGGTGACCGCTGCGGACATCGAACCGTCAAGCGATTTTCTGGTAGCCAACCCGGATCTGTATCTTTTCACCCTGGATGATAAGGATGCGCACCTTTACGTAGAAATGGACGTGGAAATCGGGCGGGGTTTCCTGATGGCGGACTCAAAAGACAATCCGACTATCGGTACAATTCCCCAGGATGCCATTTTCAGCCCGGTGGAAAAGGTCAACTATACAATTGAACCGGTTCACATGGGTCAGGAGATGAGCTATGAGCGGCTCCACCTGCATATTTGGACCGACGGTACGATCAACCCCGCTGACGCCCTTTCGCAGTCAGCGTCGATTCTCGTGTCGCAGTTGCAGCCTTTTACTGCCATAGGTGGCGCTCCGCTGGTGATACATGAGCGGCGCATTGAAAAGCTGGCGATTCCCGAAGAAAAGTTCAATATGCCCATTGAACAATTGGATCTCTCGGTGCGCTCTTTGAATTGCCTGAGGCATGCGGGTTTGAGCACCGTAGGTGAACTATTGACCAAAGGGATCGATGAACTCATGGGACTCAGGAATTTTGGTTTGAAGAGTCTTAACGAGTTGGAAGAACGGCTCCAGGTATTCGGTATGTCAATCAATCAACCTGAAGGCGTCTGCCCTCCGGTTGAAACTGCTGAAGAAGAACAAGAAGAAGATAAAAAGCCCAAGCGCAAACGCGCTGAGGCGGCTGCGGAATAG
- the rpsK gene encoding 30S ribosomal protein S11, translating into MATKKRVGVKKKEKKNIPVGKAFIQATFNNTIITLTDLQGNALATTSSGNAGFKGSRKSTPYAAQMAAQNCAKKAMESGLRQIEVFVKGPGSGREAAIRSLQTSGLVVTGIRDVTPIPHNGCRPPKRRRV; encoded by the coding sequence ATGGCAACCAAGAAACGCGTGGGCGTCAAGAAAAAAGAAAAGAAAAATATACCGGTAGGAAAAGCCTTTATTCAGGCGACGTTCAACAACACCATCATCACGTTGACCGATCTGCAGGGTAACGCGCTGGCCACGACCAGTTCCGGTAATGCCGGTTTTAAAGGGTCACGGAAAAGCACTCCCTATGCCGCGCAGATGGCTGCTCAGAATTGTGCTAAAAAGGCCATGGAAAGCGGTTTGCGGCAGATCGAGGTCTTCGTTAAAGGCCCCGGTTCGGGACGGGAGGCGGCTATCCGCTCCCTGCAGACCTCTGGTCTGGTGGTTACAGGTATCCGGGACGTGACGCCCATCCCCCATAACGGTTGTCGGCCTCCCAAGAGAAGGCGGGTATAG
- the rpsD gene encoding 30S ribosomal protein S4: MARYYLAVCRQCRRSGEKLMLKGNKCLANCTFDKRPKPPGPQPNRPRRMSDRGTQLREKQKIRYSYGILERQFRRFFSEAERLPGVTGDTFMLLLERRLDNVVYRLGLADSRAQARQLVRHGHLLVNGKKLDIPSYIVKESDGITFCEKSLKNEYYKRVLEVIGTKAVPGWLVIDRKTLSCQVASLPTPGDLDQKLDAQAAVEYYSR; encoded by the coding sequence ATGGCAAGATATTATCTGGCAGTCTGTCGTCAATGCCGCCGCAGCGGCGAAAAACTGATGCTCAAGGGCAACAAGTGCCTGGCCAACTGCACTTTTGACAAGCGGCCCAAGCCCCCGGGCCCACAGCCTAACCGGCCGCGCCGCATGTCTGACCGTGGCACTCAGTTAAGGGAAAAACAGAAGATCCGTTACAGCTACGGCATCCTGGAGAGGCAATTCAGGCGCTTCTTCTCCGAAGCCGAGCGTTTGCCTGGCGTCACCGGTGACACCTTCATGCTGTTGTTGGAGCGCCGGTTGGACAACGTGGTTTACCGCCTGGGACTGGCGGATTCCCGTGCTCAGGCAAGGCAGTTGGTGAGACACGGTCATTTACTGGTCAACGGTAAGAAACTTGATATCCCGTCATACATCGTGAAAGAGTCCGACGGTATCACTTTCTGCGAAAAAAGTCTCAAGAACGAATACTATAAAAGGGTGCTTGAAGTCATAGGCACTAAGGCGGTTCCCGGCTGGCTGGTCATCGACAGGAAAACCCTTTCCTGCCAGGTGGCGTCCTTGCCCACCCCTGGTGATCTGGACCAGAAGCTGGATGCCCAGGCGGCGGTGGAATATTACTCACGTTAG
- the rpmJ gene encoding 50S ribosomal protein L36: protein MKVRASVKPRCEKCKIVKREGVVRNICPNVKHKQRQG from the coding sequence GTGAAAGTCAGAGCTTCGGTTAAACCGAGATGTGAAAAATGCAAAATAGTCAAGCGTGAAGGCGTGGTCAGAAATATCTGCCCCAACGTCAAGCACAAACAGAGACAGGGTTAG
- the rpmD gene encoding 50S ribosomal protein L30 gives MAKLAITLVKSSIGYKADQKATLESLGLKKIRQTVVQEDNQAIRGMIIKVRHLVEVAEAK, from the coding sequence GTGGCTAAACTCGCTATTACACTGGTTAAAAGCTCCATCGGCTACAAAGCCGATCAGAAAGCTACCCTCGAATCATTGGGGCTGAAAAAGATTCGCCAGACGGTGGTCCAGGAAGACAACCAGGCCATCAGGGGCATGATCATCAAAGTGAGACACCTTGTCGAAGTGGCGGAGGCCAAATAA
- the infA gene encoding translation initiation factor IF-1, whose product MPKKDAIEVEGTVLEALPNTTFRVELANGHEVLAHISGKMRVHYIRILPGDRVLVELSPYDLTRGRVTYRFKS is encoded by the coding sequence ATGCCTAAAAAAGACGCTATAGAGGTTGAGGGTACGGTGCTGGAAGCGCTGCCCAATACCACTTTCCGGGTGGAACTGGCCAACGGACATGAGGTGCTGGCGCACATCTCCGGGAAAATGCGGGTGCATTATATCCGGATTCTGCCAGGAGACAGGGTGCTGGTGGAACTGTCACCATATGATCTTACCCGGGGCCGGGTCACCTATCGTTTTAAGTCATAA
- the map gene encoding type I methionyl aminopeptidase gives MGIIIKSEREIAIMRRAGRIVGTVLEELKQKLKPGMRTIELDRMAEAMVRTMGGIPSFKGYHGFPGSLCVSVNEEIVHGIPGDRVLKEGDLVSLDLGVILDGFQGDAAISVGVGRISDEAAALIAATEESLSVGIATARAGKRLGDVGAAIQGFAEARGYSVVREYAGHGIGRDMHEDPSVPNYGRPGSGALLKKGMTIALEPMLNRGTWRTKVGGDAWTVSTGDGALSAHCEHTIAITDGEAEVLTVAR, from the coding sequence ATGGGGATTATTATTAAATCAGAACGGGAAATAGCTATCATGCGCCGGGCGGGTCGGATTGTCGGCACGGTGCTTGAGGAGTTGAAGCAAAAACTGAAACCGGGTATGAGGACTATAGAACTGGATAGAATGGCCGAAGCAATGGTACGGACCATGGGCGGGATTCCCTCGTTCAAAGGTTACCATGGCTTTCCTGGCAGTTTATGCGTTTCAGTCAACGAGGAGATCGTTCATGGCATCCCCGGTGACCGCGTGCTTAAAGAAGGAGATCTCGTATCACTCGACCTCGGGGTTATTCTGGATGGTTTTCAAGGCGATGCCGCGATAAGCGTCGGAGTCGGCAGGATTTCTGATGAGGCTGCGGCTCTGATCGCCGCCACTGAAGAGTCACTCTCTGTCGGCATCGCGACGGCCAGAGCTGGAAAACGACTGGGTGATGTCGGTGCCGCTATTCAGGGGTTTGCCGAAGCCCGCGGATACAGTGTGGTGCGGGAATATGCCGGTCACGGTATCGGTCGAGATATGCATGAAGACCCGTCAGTGCCCAACTACGGTCGGCCGGGTTCGGGTGCGCTTTTAAAAAAAGGGATGACCATTGCTCTTGAGCCGATGCTAAATCGGGGCACATGGCGTACCAAGGTCGGCGGGGACGCATGGACTGTATCCACCGGGGACGGGGCGCTGTCCGCTCACTGCGAACACACCATAGCAATTACTGACGGTGAAGCGGAGGTTCTAACGGTCGCCCGGTAG
- the rpsM gene encoding 30S ribosomal protein S13 produces the protein MARIAGVDIPQNKQVVYSLPYIFGIGPTLAAKILERLNIDPTAKVSALTEEELNKLREVVDREYRVEGDLRKEITLNVKRLTDIGSLRGIRHRRGLPVHGQRTRTNARTRRGPRKTVAGRGQKRGAAKK, from the coding sequence ATGGCACGCATTGCCGGTGTTGATATCCCCCAGAACAAGCAGGTTGTGTACTCCCTGCCGTATATCTTCGGCATCGGGCCGACCTTGGCCGCCAAGATTCTTGAGCGGCTAAACATCGATCCGACCGCCAAGGTCAGCGCGCTGACCGAGGAAGAGCTTAACAAACTACGCGAGGTTGTCGACAGAGAATACCGCGTCGAGGGTGATCTCAGGAAAGAGATCACTCTAAACGTCAAGCGATTGACCGACATTGGCTCTTTACGCGGCATTAGGCACCGCAGGGGTCTGCCGGTACACGGGCAGCGCACAAGGACCAATGCCCGCACCCGTCGCGGACCGAGGAAGACCGTTGCCGGTCGCGGCCAGAAACGCGGCGCGGCTAAGAAGTAA
- the rplO gene encoding 50S ribosomal protein L15 has translation MKEHELFPSPGATKKRKRVGRGDASGHGAYSGKGMKGQKARAGGKTRPGFEGGQNPLIKKLPQKRGFVNPFRVEYAVINVSSLNRFEAGTVITPELLIEARLLKNLDTPVKILANGEIEKALTVKASRFTEAAKSKIEAAGGKVEEI, from the coding sequence ATGAAAGAACATGAACTGTTTCCCTCACCCGGCGCCACTAAAAAGCGCAAACGGGTAGGACGGGGCGACGCCAGCGGCCATGGCGCTTATTCCGGAAAAGGTATGAAAGGCCAGAAAGCCCGAGCCGGAGGTAAAACCCGGCCAGGTTTCGAAGGCGGTCAGAACCCGCTGATCAAGAAATTGCCGCAGAAACGCGGTTTCGTTAATCCGTTCCGGGTTGAATATGCCGTGATCAATGTCAGTTCTCTCAACCGTTTTGAAGCTGGCACAGTGATCACGCCGGAACTCCTGATCGAGGCGCGACTTCTGAAAAATCTCGACACGCCGGTCAAGATTCTAGCTAATGGCGAAATTGAAAAAGCGCTGACGGTCAAAGCCAGTCGCTTTACCGAGGCCGCCAAGTCCAAGATCGAAGCCGCCGGCGGTAAGGTAGAGGAAATCTAA
- a CDS encoding adenylate kinase: MYNVVFLGAPGAGKGTQAAVIAEKMNMAHLASGDLFRKAIERDDDLGRQVKTYLENGQLVPDEVTVNMVLKRIAELDDVTGVILDGFPRTLSQAATLNLALGGHGEKVDRVVYIAVPEAELERRLSDRWVCRGCQATYTSADKEAMESCRKCGGELYQRPDDTPETVKRRLAVYFRETAPLIDYYRQTGTLVEVDGQGEVDGVTARIARAITNR; this comes from the coding sequence ATGTATAATGTAGTTTTTCTGGGCGCTCCGGGTGCGGGAAAAGGAACCCAGGCAGCCGTGATCGCTGAAAAGATGAACATGGCTCACCTGGCTTCCGGTGACCTGTTTCGCAAGGCAATCGAGCGGGACGATGATCTGGGGCGTCAAGTAAAAACGTACCTTGAAAACGGGCAACTGGTGCCTGACGAAGTGACCGTTAATATGGTACTTAAGCGCATCGCTGAGCTTGACGATGTAACCGGGGTCATTTTAGATGGCTTTCCCCGGACGCTATCTCAGGCTGCGACACTGAACCTAGCCCTCGGCGGACATGGCGAAAAAGTAGACCGCGTGGTGTATATCGCCGTGCCGGAGGCAGAACTGGAACGCCGTTTGTCGGATCGATGGGTATGCCGCGGCTGTCAGGCGACCTATACCAGCGCCGATAAAGAAGCTATGGAAAGCTGTCGAAAATGCGGGGGTGAGTTATACCAGCGTCCTGACGATACGCCGGAGACGGTCAAGAGACGTCTGGCGGTTTATTTTCGGGAAACGGCGCCGCTCATTGATTATTACCGGCAGACCGGTACCCTGGTTGAAGTCGACGGGCAAGGCGAAGTTGACGGAGTTACCGCACGAATCGCCCGGGCGATCACAAACAGGTAA